The following proteins are encoded in a genomic region of Channa argus isolate prfri chromosome 3, Channa argus male v1.0, whole genome shotgun sequence:
- the mycbpap gene encoding MYCBP-associated protein isoform X2, translating into MRRGISTKKELRSLSGTEQKKQTTSEELFNLDDDHLKNSTLKGGSIQALANHPKDLNKDLKAFDLMTTEWFCHTASWLAKRIPESQRDTASDVPGRHRSDIIEKPSDQRSIQRNALQHWYTHMRERRRQQGFLSDLLDRPVENLLMNKAYYFRETQEWREYLNQVMPLIYSGYGYRVGSEFWSLPQHYGDEMSGITATLTQTEQGRRKAVTYVGQPSSIQQESGFICPENLISGSRTWDRSAYLQQQCQELREVLNDMDMRKPDINGLEVIGSSKPFTFVTVCQSPSLEKEEEQHKEMKTENLDPLAQYEDVVSDALLIPALRFCGQLAKWTGNFPSNQGDVGINATIIFEAPTGDRASSHLELQNEGSTAIFYSWQQLPVPNSFPNLHSQTKSLHFYFNSSSDVILPGETQKVEFIFKSEEPGITTEIWQLNTHPVLLQGAPMQVTLKGVALYQDKTADQRLFVETKLEKVVTVKMCRAIVHEVLQGVHTPERPSTPVELYITKEEEFVSQNPKLQYFDEPVEDLTRLWQEANPGCTWDLSVDTLQKVLLSLPEQESIQNTITREKSLSQLNSLVLQLSETFEVKHVHLTVSTIGQQLWRKLLDTMDAEAMWLRNLLDLPGRETWIDKKDECFISDTDLTDTLNIDEKSERKGVTPATPERRGIKSTLKDNNKGESKLATTEKSVEESKKKGKKKEDVGKGKAKERQGKESASLSDTHPDLIIQQSPKDQNLEPAVINIYTRLLHKKVYALMEDLVDTLCDLMDEGYKQDTHY; encoded by the exons ATGCGTCGCGGCATTTCAACGAAGAAGGAGTTGCGGTCGCTTAGTGGAACAG aGCAAAAGAAGCAAACAACGTCAGAGGAGTTGTTCAACTTGGACGATGACCACCTCAAGAACTCTACTCTTAAAGGCGGGAGTATCCAGGCTCTGGCCAATCACCCAAAGGATCTCAATAAA GACCTGAAGGCATTCGATTTGATGACAACGGAATGGTTCTGCCACACAGCATCCTGG TTGGCAAAACGAATACCAGAGTCCCAGAGAGACACTGCATCTGACGTTCCAGGGAGGCATCGCTCTGATATTATAGAGAAGCCCTCAGATCAAAGGAGCATCCAGAGGAATGCTCTGCAGCATTGGTATACACATATGAGGGAGCGCAGACGGCAGCAGGGCTTCTTATCTG ACTTGCTTGACAGACCAGTGGAAAACCTACTGATGAACAAAGCTTACTATTTCAGAGAAACTCAGGAGTGGAGGGAATATCTAAACCAGGTCATGCCACTCATCTACTCTGGATAT GGCTACCGTGTGGGCAGTGAGTTTTGGAGTCTCCCCCAGCACTATGGCGATGAAATGAGTGGTATCACAGCCACTCTGACTCAGACAGAGCAGGGTAGAAGAAAGGCTGTTACGTATGTGGGACAACCAAGCAGCATACAGCAGGAATCAG GATTCATTTGTCCTGAGAATCTGATTTCAGGTTCTCGGACTTGGGATCGTAGTGCATACCTGCAGCAACAGTGCCAGGAGCTCAGGGAAGTTCTAAATGACATGGACATGAGAAAGCCG GACATCAATGGACTGGAGGTGATTGGCTCTAGCAAGCCATTTACTTTTGTTACAGTGTGCCAAAGTCCCTCActggagaaggaggaagagcagcacaaggagatgaaaacagaaaatct TGATCCCCTGGCACAGTATGAAGATGTTGTTTCAGATGCTTTGCTCATTCCGGCGTTGAGATTCTGTGGTCAGCTTGCCAAATGGACTGGAAACTTTCCGTCGAACCAG GGAGATGTGGGAATTAATGCCACAATAATCTTTGAGGCCCCAACTGGAGACAGAGCCTCATCCCACCTTGAGCTACAAAATGAGGGCAGCACAGCCATCTTCTACAGCTGGCAGCAGCTTCCAGTGCCAAACAGCTTTCCTAATCTGCATTCACAAACAAAGAGTCTCCACTTTTACTTCAACTCCTCCTctg ATGTGATCCTTCCAGGTGAAACCCAAAAAGTGGAGTTTATATTTAAGTCAGAGGAGCCAGGTATCACAACTGAGATATGGCAGCTCAACACCCACCCTGTGTTGCTGCAAGGAGCACCAATGCAGGTCACTTTGAAGGGAGTGGCTCTGTACCAGGACAAAACTGCAGATCAGAGGCTTTTCGTAGAG ACAAAGCTGGAAAAAGTAGTGACAGTAAAAATGTGTCGGGCAATAGTACATGAGGTGCTGCAGGGTGTCCATACGCCAGAGAGACCCAGCACTCCTGTGGAGCTCTACATAACCAAGGAAGAAGAGTTTGTAAGTCAAAACCCGAAG TTGCAATACTTTGATGAGCCAGTGGAGGATCTAACGAGATTGTGGCAAGAAGCGAATCCAGGATGCACCTGGGATCTCTCTGTTGATACACTACAAAAG GTTCTGTTGTCTCTGCCGGAGCAAGAGTCAATTCAGAACACCATCACCAGAGAAAAGAGCCTGAGTCAACTCAACTCCCTGGTTCTGCAGTTATCTGAAACTTTTGAAGTGAAACATGTCCACCTAACAGTATCAACTATTGG GCAGCAGCTGTGGAGGAAACTGCTGGACACCATGGATGCTGAGGCCATGTGGTTGAGAAACCTGCTAGACCTCCCAGGGAGAGAAACATGGATTGATAAGAAGGATGAATGCTTTATCTCTGACACTG ATTTGACAGATACTTTAAATATAGATGagaaaagtgagagaaaaggagTAACACCTGCTACACCTGAAAGGAGAGGGATAAAATCTACATTAAAGGACAACAACAAAGGAGAATCCAAGttagcaacaacagaaaaatcagTGGAG GAGAGcaaaaagaaggggaaaaaaaaggaggatgtgGGTAAAGGAAAAGCAAAGGAAAGGCAAGGGAAGGAGTCCGCCTCGCTGAGTGATACCCATCCAGATCTCATCATTCAACAATCTCCCAAGGACCAAAATTTAGAGCCAGCGGTGATAAACATTTACACAAGGCTTCTCCACAAAAAG GTCTATGCTCTGATGGAAGACCTGGTGGACACACTGTGTGATCTGATGGATGAGGGATATAAGCAGGACACACACTATTAA
- the mycbpap gene encoding MYCBP-associated protein isoform X1, which translates to MRRGISTKKELRSLSGTEQKKQTTSEELFNLDDDHLKNSTLKGGSIQALANHPKDLNKLHLPKPPKAHHKPVHMARVGKTKLADGDGNAVRGTVAPPVKQNLNSSPLNYAGPEGIRFDDNGMVLPHSILGTLEDFRNYLEAKGETDLAKRIPESQRDTASDVPGRHRSDIIEKPSDQRSIQRNALQHWYTHMRERRRQQGFLSDLLDRPVENLLMNKAYYFRETQEWREYLNQVMPLIYSGYGYRVGSEFWSLPQHYGDEMSGITATLTQTEQGRRKAVTYVGQPSSIQQESGFICPENLISGSRTWDRSAYLQQQCQELREVLNDMDMRKPDINGLEVIGSSKPFTFVTVCQSPSLEKEEEQHKEMKTENLDPLAQYEDVVSDALLIPALRFCGQLAKWTGNFPSNQGDVGINATIIFEAPTGDRASSHLELQNEGSTAIFYSWQQLPVPNSFPNLHSQTKSLHFYFNSSSDVILPGETQKVEFIFKSEEPGITTEIWQLNTHPVLLQGAPMQVTLKGVALYQDKTADQRLFVETKLEKVVTVKMCRAIVHEVLQGVHTPERPSTPVELYITKEEEFVSQNPKLQYFDEPVEDLTRLWQEANPGCTWDLSVDTLQKVLLSLPEQESIQNTITREKSLSQLNSLVLQLSETFEVKHVHLTVSTIGQQLWRKLLDTMDAEAMWLRNLLDLPGRETWIDKKDECFISDTDLTDTLNIDEKSERKGVTPATPERRGIKSTLKDNNKGESKLATTEKSVEESKKKGKKKEDVGKGKAKERQGKESASLSDTHPDLIIQQSPKDQNLEPAVINIYTRLLHKKVYALMEDLVDTLCDLMDEGYKQDTHY; encoded by the exons ATGCGTCGCGGCATTTCAACGAAGAAGGAGTTGCGGTCGCTTAGTGGAACAG aGCAAAAGAAGCAAACAACGTCAGAGGAGTTGTTCAACTTGGACGATGACCACCTCAAGAACTCTACTCTTAAAGGCGGGAGTATCCAGGCTCTGGCCAATCACCCAAAGGATCTCAATAAA CTCCATTTACCAAAGCCACCAAAGGCCCATCACAAACCAGTGCATATGGCACGTGTGGGTAAGACAAAGTTAGCTGATGGCGATGGAAATGCTGTGCGAGGAACTGTGGCTCCTCCAGTCAAACAAAATCTCAACTCTTCACCCCTGAATTATGCAG GACCTGAAGGCATTCGATTTGATGACAACGGAATGGTTCTGCCACACAGCATCCTGGGTACTTTAGAAGATTTCAGAAATTATCTGGAGGCAAAAGGGGAGACAGAT TTGGCAAAACGAATACCAGAGTCCCAGAGAGACACTGCATCTGACGTTCCAGGGAGGCATCGCTCTGATATTATAGAGAAGCCCTCAGATCAAAGGAGCATCCAGAGGAATGCTCTGCAGCATTGGTATACACATATGAGGGAGCGCAGACGGCAGCAGGGCTTCTTATCTG ACTTGCTTGACAGACCAGTGGAAAACCTACTGATGAACAAAGCTTACTATTTCAGAGAAACTCAGGAGTGGAGGGAATATCTAAACCAGGTCATGCCACTCATCTACTCTGGATAT GGCTACCGTGTGGGCAGTGAGTTTTGGAGTCTCCCCCAGCACTATGGCGATGAAATGAGTGGTATCACAGCCACTCTGACTCAGACAGAGCAGGGTAGAAGAAAGGCTGTTACGTATGTGGGACAACCAAGCAGCATACAGCAGGAATCAG GATTCATTTGTCCTGAGAATCTGATTTCAGGTTCTCGGACTTGGGATCGTAGTGCATACCTGCAGCAACAGTGCCAGGAGCTCAGGGAAGTTCTAAATGACATGGACATGAGAAAGCCG GACATCAATGGACTGGAGGTGATTGGCTCTAGCAAGCCATTTACTTTTGTTACAGTGTGCCAAAGTCCCTCActggagaaggaggaagagcagcacaaggagatgaaaacagaaaatct TGATCCCCTGGCACAGTATGAAGATGTTGTTTCAGATGCTTTGCTCATTCCGGCGTTGAGATTCTGTGGTCAGCTTGCCAAATGGACTGGAAACTTTCCGTCGAACCAG GGAGATGTGGGAATTAATGCCACAATAATCTTTGAGGCCCCAACTGGAGACAGAGCCTCATCCCACCTTGAGCTACAAAATGAGGGCAGCACAGCCATCTTCTACAGCTGGCAGCAGCTTCCAGTGCCAAACAGCTTTCCTAATCTGCATTCACAAACAAAGAGTCTCCACTTTTACTTCAACTCCTCCTctg ATGTGATCCTTCCAGGTGAAACCCAAAAAGTGGAGTTTATATTTAAGTCAGAGGAGCCAGGTATCACAACTGAGATATGGCAGCTCAACACCCACCCTGTGTTGCTGCAAGGAGCACCAATGCAGGTCACTTTGAAGGGAGTGGCTCTGTACCAGGACAAAACTGCAGATCAGAGGCTTTTCGTAGAG ACAAAGCTGGAAAAAGTAGTGACAGTAAAAATGTGTCGGGCAATAGTACATGAGGTGCTGCAGGGTGTCCATACGCCAGAGAGACCCAGCACTCCTGTGGAGCTCTACATAACCAAGGAAGAAGAGTTTGTAAGTCAAAACCCGAAG TTGCAATACTTTGATGAGCCAGTGGAGGATCTAACGAGATTGTGGCAAGAAGCGAATCCAGGATGCACCTGGGATCTCTCTGTTGATACACTACAAAAG GTTCTGTTGTCTCTGCCGGAGCAAGAGTCAATTCAGAACACCATCACCAGAGAAAAGAGCCTGAGTCAACTCAACTCCCTGGTTCTGCAGTTATCTGAAACTTTTGAAGTGAAACATGTCCACCTAACAGTATCAACTATTGG GCAGCAGCTGTGGAGGAAACTGCTGGACACCATGGATGCTGAGGCCATGTGGTTGAGAAACCTGCTAGACCTCCCAGGGAGAGAAACATGGATTGATAAGAAGGATGAATGCTTTATCTCTGACACTG ATTTGACAGATACTTTAAATATAGATGagaaaagtgagagaaaaggagTAACACCTGCTACACCTGAAAGGAGAGGGATAAAATCTACATTAAAGGACAACAACAAAGGAGAATCCAAGttagcaacaacagaaaaatcagTGGAG GAGAGcaaaaagaaggggaaaaaaaaggaggatgtgGGTAAAGGAAAAGCAAAGGAAAGGCAAGGGAAGGAGTCCGCCTCGCTGAGTGATACCCATCCAGATCTCATCATTCAACAATCTCCCAAGGACCAAAATTTAGAGCCAGCGGTGATAAACATTTACACAAGGCTTCTCCACAAAAAG GTCTATGCTCTGATGGAAGACCTGGTGGACACACTGTGTGATCTGATGGATGAGGGATATAAGCAGGACACACACTATTAA
- the mycbpap gene encoding MYCBP-associated protein isoform X3 codes for MARVGKTKLADGDGNAVRGTVAPPVKQNLNSSPLNYAGPEGIRFDDNGMVLPHSILGTLEDFRNYLEAKGETDLAKRIPESQRDTASDVPGRHRSDIIEKPSDQRSIQRNALQHWYTHMRERRRQQGFLSDLLDRPVENLLMNKAYYFRETQEWREYLNQVMPLIYSGYGYRVGSEFWSLPQHYGDEMSGITATLTQTEQGRRKAVTYVGQPSSIQQESGFICPENLISGSRTWDRSAYLQQQCQELREVLNDMDMRKPDINGLEVIGSSKPFTFVTVCQSPSLEKEEEQHKEMKTENLDPLAQYEDVVSDALLIPALRFCGQLAKWTGNFPSNQGDVGINATIIFEAPTGDRASSHLELQNEGSTAIFYSWQQLPVPNSFPNLHSQTKSLHFYFNSSSDVILPGETQKVEFIFKSEEPGITTEIWQLNTHPVLLQGAPMQVTLKGVALYQDKTADQRLFVETKLEKVVTVKMCRAIVHEVLQGVHTPERPSTPVELYITKEEEFVSQNPKLQYFDEPVEDLTRLWQEANPGCTWDLSVDTLQKVLLSLPEQESIQNTITREKSLSQLNSLVLQLSETFEVKHVHLTVSTIGQQLWRKLLDTMDAEAMWLRNLLDLPGRETWIDKKDECFISDTDLTDTLNIDEKSERKGVTPATPERRGIKSTLKDNNKGESKLATTEKSVEESKKKGKKKEDVGKGKAKERQGKESASLSDTHPDLIIQQSPKDQNLEPAVINIYTRLLHKKVYALMEDLVDTLCDLMDEGYKQDTHY; via the exons ATGGCACGTGTGGGTAAGACAAAGTTAGCTGATGGCGATGGAAATGCTGTGCGAGGAACTGTGGCTCCTCCAGTCAAACAAAATCTCAACTCTTCACCCCTGAATTATGCAG GACCTGAAGGCATTCGATTTGATGACAACGGAATGGTTCTGCCACACAGCATCCTGGGTACTTTAGAAGATTTCAGAAATTATCTGGAGGCAAAAGGGGAGACAGAT TTGGCAAAACGAATACCAGAGTCCCAGAGAGACACTGCATCTGACGTTCCAGGGAGGCATCGCTCTGATATTATAGAGAAGCCCTCAGATCAAAGGAGCATCCAGAGGAATGCTCTGCAGCATTGGTATACACATATGAGGGAGCGCAGACGGCAGCAGGGCTTCTTATCTG ACTTGCTTGACAGACCAGTGGAAAACCTACTGATGAACAAAGCTTACTATTTCAGAGAAACTCAGGAGTGGAGGGAATATCTAAACCAGGTCATGCCACTCATCTACTCTGGATAT GGCTACCGTGTGGGCAGTGAGTTTTGGAGTCTCCCCCAGCACTATGGCGATGAAATGAGTGGTATCACAGCCACTCTGACTCAGACAGAGCAGGGTAGAAGAAAGGCTGTTACGTATGTGGGACAACCAAGCAGCATACAGCAGGAATCAG GATTCATTTGTCCTGAGAATCTGATTTCAGGTTCTCGGACTTGGGATCGTAGTGCATACCTGCAGCAACAGTGCCAGGAGCTCAGGGAAGTTCTAAATGACATGGACATGAGAAAGCCG GACATCAATGGACTGGAGGTGATTGGCTCTAGCAAGCCATTTACTTTTGTTACAGTGTGCCAAAGTCCCTCActggagaaggaggaagagcagcacaaggagatgaaaacagaaaatct TGATCCCCTGGCACAGTATGAAGATGTTGTTTCAGATGCTTTGCTCATTCCGGCGTTGAGATTCTGTGGTCAGCTTGCCAAATGGACTGGAAACTTTCCGTCGAACCAG GGAGATGTGGGAATTAATGCCACAATAATCTTTGAGGCCCCAACTGGAGACAGAGCCTCATCCCACCTTGAGCTACAAAATGAGGGCAGCACAGCCATCTTCTACAGCTGGCAGCAGCTTCCAGTGCCAAACAGCTTTCCTAATCTGCATTCACAAACAAAGAGTCTCCACTTTTACTTCAACTCCTCCTctg ATGTGATCCTTCCAGGTGAAACCCAAAAAGTGGAGTTTATATTTAAGTCAGAGGAGCCAGGTATCACAACTGAGATATGGCAGCTCAACACCCACCCTGTGTTGCTGCAAGGAGCACCAATGCAGGTCACTTTGAAGGGAGTGGCTCTGTACCAGGACAAAACTGCAGATCAGAGGCTTTTCGTAGAG ACAAAGCTGGAAAAAGTAGTGACAGTAAAAATGTGTCGGGCAATAGTACATGAGGTGCTGCAGGGTGTCCATACGCCAGAGAGACCCAGCACTCCTGTGGAGCTCTACATAACCAAGGAAGAAGAGTTTGTAAGTCAAAACCCGAAG TTGCAATACTTTGATGAGCCAGTGGAGGATCTAACGAGATTGTGGCAAGAAGCGAATCCAGGATGCACCTGGGATCTCTCTGTTGATACACTACAAAAG GTTCTGTTGTCTCTGCCGGAGCAAGAGTCAATTCAGAACACCATCACCAGAGAAAAGAGCCTGAGTCAACTCAACTCCCTGGTTCTGCAGTTATCTGAAACTTTTGAAGTGAAACATGTCCACCTAACAGTATCAACTATTGG GCAGCAGCTGTGGAGGAAACTGCTGGACACCATGGATGCTGAGGCCATGTGGTTGAGAAACCTGCTAGACCTCCCAGGGAGAGAAACATGGATTGATAAGAAGGATGAATGCTTTATCTCTGACACTG ATTTGACAGATACTTTAAATATAGATGagaaaagtgagagaaaaggagTAACACCTGCTACACCTGAAAGGAGAGGGATAAAATCTACATTAAAGGACAACAACAAAGGAGAATCCAAGttagcaacaacagaaaaatcagTGGAG GAGAGcaaaaagaaggggaaaaaaaaggaggatgtgGGTAAAGGAAAAGCAAAGGAAAGGCAAGGGAAGGAGTCCGCCTCGCTGAGTGATACCCATCCAGATCTCATCATTCAACAATCTCCCAAGGACCAAAATTTAGAGCCAGCGGTGATAAACATTTACACAAGGCTTCTCCACAAAAAG GTCTATGCTCTGATGGAAGACCTGGTGGACACACTGTGTGATCTGATGGATGAGGGATATAAGCAGGACACACACTATTAA
- the mycbpap gene encoding MYCBP-associated protein isoform X5, whose translation MQDLKAFDLMTTEWFCHTASWLAKRIPESQRDTASDVPGRHRSDIIEKPSDQRSIQRNALQHWYTHMRERRRQQGFLSDLLDRPVENLLMNKAYYFRETQEWREYLNQVMPLIYSGYGYRVGSEFWSLPQHYGDEMSGITATLTQTEQGRRKAVTYVGQPSSIQQESGFICPENLISGSRTWDRSAYLQQQCQELREVLNDMDMRKPDINGLEVIGSSKPFTFVTVCQSPSLEKEEEQHKEMKTENLDPLAQYEDVVSDALLIPALRFCGQLAKWTGNFPSNQGDVGINATIIFEAPTGDRASSHLELQNEGSTAIFYSWQQLPVPNSFPNLHSQTKSLHFYFNSSSDVILPGETQKVEFIFKSEEPGITTEIWQLNTHPVLLQGAPMQVTLKGVALYQDKTADQRLFVETKLEKVVTVKMCRAIVHEVLQGVHTPERPSTPVELYITKEEEFVSQNPKLQYFDEPVEDLTRLWQEANPGCTWDLSVDTLQKVLLSLPEQESIQNTITREKSLSQLNSLVLQLSETFEVKHVHLTVSTIGQQLWRKLLDTMDAEAMWLRNLLDLPGRETWIDKKDECFISDTDLTDTLNIDEKSERKGVTPATPERRGIKSTLKDNNKGESKLATTEKSVEESKKKGKKKEDVGKGKAKERQGKESASLSDTHPDLIIQQSPKDQNLEPAVINIYTRLLHKKVYALMEDLVDTLCDLMDEGYKQDTHY comes from the exons ATGCAG GACCTGAAGGCATTCGATTTGATGACAACGGAATGGTTCTGCCACACAGCATCCTGG TTGGCAAAACGAATACCAGAGTCCCAGAGAGACACTGCATCTGACGTTCCAGGGAGGCATCGCTCTGATATTATAGAGAAGCCCTCAGATCAAAGGAGCATCCAGAGGAATGCTCTGCAGCATTGGTATACACATATGAGGGAGCGCAGACGGCAGCAGGGCTTCTTATCTG ACTTGCTTGACAGACCAGTGGAAAACCTACTGATGAACAAAGCTTACTATTTCAGAGAAACTCAGGAGTGGAGGGAATATCTAAACCAGGTCATGCCACTCATCTACTCTGGATAT GGCTACCGTGTGGGCAGTGAGTTTTGGAGTCTCCCCCAGCACTATGGCGATGAAATGAGTGGTATCACAGCCACTCTGACTCAGACAGAGCAGGGTAGAAGAAAGGCTGTTACGTATGTGGGACAACCAAGCAGCATACAGCAGGAATCAG GATTCATTTGTCCTGAGAATCTGATTTCAGGTTCTCGGACTTGGGATCGTAGTGCATACCTGCAGCAACAGTGCCAGGAGCTCAGGGAAGTTCTAAATGACATGGACATGAGAAAGCCG GACATCAATGGACTGGAGGTGATTGGCTCTAGCAAGCCATTTACTTTTGTTACAGTGTGCCAAAGTCCCTCActggagaaggaggaagagcagcacaaggagatgaaaacagaaaatct TGATCCCCTGGCACAGTATGAAGATGTTGTTTCAGATGCTTTGCTCATTCCGGCGTTGAGATTCTGTGGTCAGCTTGCCAAATGGACTGGAAACTTTCCGTCGAACCAG GGAGATGTGGGAATTAATGCCACAATAATCTTTGAGGCCCCAACTGGAGACAGAGCCTCATCCCACCTTGAGCTACAAAATGAGGGCAGCACAGCCATCTTCTACAGCTGGCAGCAGCTTCCAGTGCCAAACAGCTTTCCTAATCTGCATTCACAAACAAAGAGTCTCCACTTTTACTTCAACTCCTCCTctg ATGTGATCCTTCCAGGTGAAACCCAAAAAGTGGAGTTTATATTTAAGTCAGAGGAGCCAGGTATCACAACTGAGATATGGCAGCTCAACACCCACCCTGTGTTGCTGCAAGGAGCACCAATGCAGGTCACTTTGAAGGGAGTGGCTCTGTACCAGGACAAAACTGCAGATCAGAGGCTTTTCGTAGAG ACAAAGCTGGAAAAAGTAGTGACAGTAAAAATGTGTCGGGCAATAGTACATGAGGTGCTGCAGGGTGTCCATACGCCAGAGAGACCCAGCACTCCTGTGGAGCTCTACATAACCAAGGAAGAAGAGTTTGTAAGTCAAAACCCGAAG TTGCAATACTTTGATGAGCCAGTGGAGGATCTAACGAGATTGTGGCAAGAAGCGAATCCAGGATGCACCTGGGATCTCTCTGTTGATACACTACAAAAG GTTCTGTTGTCTCTGCCGGAGCAAGAGTCAATTCAGAACACCATCACCAGAGAAAAGAGCCTGAGTCAACTCAACTCCCTGGTTCTGCAGTTATCTGAAACTTTTGAAGTGAAACATGTCCACCTAACAGTATCAACTATTGG GCAGCAGCTGTGGAGGAAACTGCTGGACACCATGGATGCTGAGGCCATGTGGTTGAGAAACCTGCTAGACCTCCCAGGGAGAGAAACATGGATTGATAAGAAGGATGAATGCTTTATCTCTGACACTG ATTTGACAGATACTTTAAATATAGATGagaaaagtgagagaaaaggagTAACACCTGCTACACCTGAAAGGAGAGGGATAAAATCTACATTAAAGGACAACAACAAAGGAGAATCCAAGttagcaacaacagaaaaatcagTGGAG GAGAGcaaaaagaaggggaaaaaaaaggaggatgtgGGTAAAGGAAAAGCAAAGGAAAGGCAAGGGAAGGAGTCCGCCTCGCTGAGTGATACCCATCCAGATCTCATCATTCAACAATCTCCCAAGGACCAAAATTTAGAGCCAGCGGTGATAAACATTTACACAAGGCTTCTCCACAAAAAG GTCTATGCTCTGATGGAAGACCTGGTGGACACACTGTGTGATCTGATGGATGAGGGATATAAGCAGGACACACACTATTAA